One genomic region from Deltaproteobacteria bacterium encodes:
- a CDS encoding PASTA domain-containing protein: MRRYLYLIGIAFSFFLVFIFSAWFAMRWVSSGRTVLVPDLKGKDIVRALKESGRVGLDLRVAGEEYDPVFSPKTVLRQLPPPGTRLKVDRNIEVVLSLGMRDVTIPEVRGMSLNKAEVVLKEEGLTIGRLTRAFFPGTEADTVLSQNPDPGTTHLKENRVDLLISRGGRPPVYRMPDLIGKDFDSVLALFETAGLEMGNVRYQEYEGVAENRIINQSPAFGYPVDRDHPVALVVSREGRMHSSAPIIRVRFRYRIPFGLLPVTADVFVNDRKGRRQVFSGRKFPETLLDLDLEIQGKAVVEVYLNGRKVQTREYR, from the coding sequence ATGCGTCGTTATCTTTATCTGATCGGTATTGCCTTCAGCTTTTTCCTGGTCTTTATCTTCTCCGCCTGGTTCGCCATGCGGTGGGTGAGCTCCGGCAGAACGGTTCTCGTACCGGACCTCAAGGGGAAAGATATTGTCCGGGCGCTGAAAGAGTCCGGACGGGTGGGGCTGGATCTTCGGGTGGCGGGAGAGGAGTATGATCCTGTTTTTTCCCCCAAGACGGTTTTGAGGCAGTTGCCGCCGCCGGGGACCCGGCTCAAGGTGGATCGAAACATTGAGGTTGTTCTGAGCCTCGGGATGCGGGATGTGACCATTCCGGAGGTGCGGGGAATGTCTCTGAATAAAGCCGAAGTGGTCCTGAAGGAAGAGGGCCTGACCATCGGCAGGTTGACCCGGGCCTTTTTCCCCGGAACGGAAGCGGACACGGTTCTCTCTCAAAATCCTGATCCCGGGACGACCCATCTGAAAGAGAATCGTGTGGATCTTCTGATCAGTCGGGGGGGGCGTCCACCGGTGTACCGGATGCCGGACCTGATTGGAAAGGATTTCGATTCCGTTCTTGCATTGTTTGAGACTGCGGGCCTGGAGATGGGCAATGTCCGGTATCAGGAATACGAGGGGGTGGCTGAAAACCGGATTATCAACCAGTCCCCCGCCTTCGGGTATCCTGTGGACCGGGATCATCCGGTGGCGCTTGTCGTGAGCCGGGAAGGACGTATGCATTCGTCGGCACCGATTATCCGGGTTCGCTTCCGCTACCGGATTCCTTTCGGGCTGCTTCCCGTGACGGCCGATGTTTTCGTCAACGACCGCAAGGGACGGCGTCAGGTCTTCTCCGGCCGAAAGTTTCCGGAGACCCTCCTGGATCTCGATCTGGAAATACAGGGGAAGGCGGTGGTGGAGGTTTATCTGAATGGACGAAAGGTTCAGACGCGGGAATATCGTTAG
- a CDS encoding AarF/ABC1/UbiB kinase family protein: MVVFCPKRLSAGSRSSSAELDGAAVHGKALEMILRGLKIFFTALPFLLSFLRDYRRFVFFGAGRQVNDGFHEKRARDLTARIAALGPSFIKLTQVISTRADIIPPLYLRELSRLHDEVPPVSFAVVKKVVEEEYRRPLGEVFDDFDPTPLAAASLGQVHKAKYRGEEVAVKVQRPGIHHLVTIDLKIINRILSVLNHLFQSYQLRSLQVVIDEFSRTIYEEMDFEHEALNIRRFQELMKDRPALCVPEYFPELTTPRILVMRYYHGIKITEFEKLKAQGINVDRVLSKLIEVYTQQILLDGVIHADPHPGNILVTAEEKIVLLDYGLVVELDAETRKELIQTTLAGARRDFDRLVEGYYNLGIANREVSPAVLREAAETMFDILTMEGMTQKRIQEIAIEILESFYAFPFELPSNLVYLFKTAALVEGIGTLYRNDFNAVKDIVPLARQVLREEKAASVCQQGKTELENLQRMYRDAAGLLKALRREELRVRIHPVTISQTERYVARIFRRSILGLMAMTLAITSGLLYLADGNSYLLAGGLTLSGGILIGLILIPIPSTYGFHLWMDLGRKKRKSNGRVPSSVPPRKKGKTGGG, encoded by the coding sequence GTGGTGGTGTTTTGTCCGAAAAGACTTTCTGCCGGTTCCCGTTCCTCCTCGGCCGAACTGGACGGTGCCGCCGTACATGGAAAAGCCCTCGAAATGATACTGCGTGGTCTGAAAATCTTTTTTACGGCACTTCCCTTTCTCCTTTCCTTTCTTCGGGATTATCGCCGTTTTGTTTTTTTCGGCGCCGGCCGGCAGGTCAACGATGGTTTTCACGAGAAGCGGGCCCGTGATCTCACGGCCCGGATTGCCGCGCTGGGACCGTCCTTTATCAAACTGACTCAGGTGATCTCCACTCGGGCGGATATTATCCCGCCCCTTTATCTTCGGGAACTTTCCCGTCTCCATGATGAGGTCCCTCCGGTAAGCTTTGCCGTGGTGAAGAAGGTTGTGGAAGAGGAATACCGGCGTCCTCTCGGAGAGGTCTTTGATGATTTCGACCCGACACCGCTTGCGGCCGCCTCCCTCGGTCAGGTCCACAAGGCGAAATATCGGGGCGAGGAGGTCGCCGTCAAGGTTCAGCGCCCGGGGATCCATCATCTGGTTACGATCGACCTGAAGATCATCAACCGGATCTTGAGTGTCTTGAATCACCTTTTTCAGTCCTACCAGCTCCGTTCCCTGCAGGTGGTGATCGATGAGTTTTCCAGGACCATCTACGAAGAGATGGATTTTGAACACGAGGCGCTGAACATCCGGCGGTTCCAGGAACTGATGAAGGACCGCCCCGCCCTCTGCGTGCCGGAATACTTTCCCGAGTTGACCACTCCCCGGATTCTGGTGATGCGCTATTACCACGGGATCAAGATCACGGAATTCGAAAAACTGAAGGCGCAGGGCATCAATGTGGATCGGGTTCTTTCGAAACTGATTGAGGTCTATACGCAACAGATTCTCCTTGATGGTGTGATCCATGCCGACCCCCATCCCGGCAATATCCTGGTCACTGCGGAGGAAAAGATTGTGCTTCTCGATTACGGGTTGGTGGTGGAACTCGATGCCGAAACCAGGAAGGAACTGATCCAGACGACGCTGGCCGGTGCCCGGAGGGATTTCGACCGGTTGGTTGAAGGGTACTATAACCTCGGTATTGCCAACCGGGAAGTGAGTCCTGCGGTTCTGCGGGAAGCTGCGGAAACGATGTTTGACATCCTTACGATGGAAGGGATGACCCAGAAGCGGATTCAGGAGATTGCCATTGAAATCTTGGAGAGTTTTTACGCCTTCCCCTTCGAGTTGCCGAGCAATCTGGTCTATCTCTTCAAGACCGCCGCCTTGGTGGAGGGGATCGGGACCCTCTACCGGAATGATTTCAATGCCGTCAAGGATATTGTCCCCCTGGCCCGTCAGGTCCTCCGTGAGGAGAAGGCCGCGTCGGTCTGCCAACAGGGAAAGACGGAACTTGAGAATTTGCAGCGAATGTACCGTGATGCGGCGGGATTACTCAAGGCCTTGCGGCGGGAAGAGCTGCGTGTGCGGATTCATCCGGTGACCATCAGCCAGACGGAACGGTATGTAGCCAGAATCTTCCGGAGAAGTATCCTCGGCCTTATGGCCATGACCCTGGCGATTACTTCCGGTTTGCTCTATCTTGCCGACGGCAACTCCTATCTGCTGGCCGGAGGGCTGACTCTTTCCGGGGGGATCCTCATCGGTCTGATCCTGATCCCCATTCCCTCGACCTACGGGTTTCATCTTTGGATGGACCTCGGCAGGAAGAAAAGAAAATCGAACGGCCGCGTCCCTTCCTCTGTTCCCCCTCGCAAAAAAGGGAAGACAGGGGGGGGATGA
- a CDS encoding tetratricopeptide repeat protein, with product MFCPHCSSKVDPEAILCSRCGMEGVFPSSSDRVCDLFLMGYADPSVADQVIDFLKSRTFWESSEEFQARLGQLPLLLTKEMSLERAHVLRTELEGTGAIIEIRERRMRGRGMAKKLGEPEEENPEPVSVKKSGWSGSGYLLLLVLSLLSVIYLGLHRNFTQDRKSVERAVRKITSHFPESLSRNGSRRIPVGAVEKVDVSARKDSEGIRWNNEGVTFMKEGRYDDAVDRFQRALKRLPDEIVLRRNLQRAWLQKGYAAMKGKDNEGAIAAFEEAVKVLDPSPDIYKFMGVAALNLSDTTRAERYFKEYLSRVPRDPEVEKMFGELLYKQNRLKEGISHLKNYLSANPDDVKIRKLVDKAGREAEAEAGFDTREGEHFDVRYDGRENTEAGWLVISLLDEAYQRIGAEFNYYPAGRLTTILYSDDDFRAVTRTPDWTGGVYDGKIRIPIGGLKERSDQLERVVNHEYTHALIRRMVGRDIPTWLNEGLAQYFEGEPLKVHDRNVAYILRSRDVLPLRDLEGSFLKMGGDTASLAYTESFTVVDYIIRNHGIYAVQKMLGDLASGVPFEKSLVAATGMDYAGLREAWLQDLEKKYP from the coding sequence ATGTTTTGTCCTCACTGTTCCAGCAAGGTGGATCCGGAAGCGATTCTTTGTTCCCGTTGCGGAATGGAGGGCGTTTTTCCCTCCTCCTCCGACCGGGTTTGTGATCTCTTTCTCATGGGCTATGCCGATCCCTCTGTTGCCGATCAGGTGATCGATTTTCTGAAAAGCCGGACCTTCTGGGAATCCTCCGAAGAATTTCAGGCCCGCCTTGGTCAGCTCCCTCTCCTGCTGACCAAGGAGATGTCCCTGGAACGGGCTCATGTTCTGCGGACGGAACTGGAAGGTACGGGAGCGATTATTGAAATCCGTGAACGGCGGATGCGGGGACGGGGCATGGCGAAAAAACTCGGGGAGCCGGAAGAGGAGAACCCGGAACCGGTCTCCGTAAAGAAATCCGGATGGAGCGGGAGCGGTTATCTCCTTCTCCTTGTTCTTTCCCTTCTCTCCGTGATTTACCTGGGACTTCATCGTAACTTTACGCAAGACCGAAAGAGCGTCGAACGGGCGGTACGAAAAATCACCTCTCATTTCCCGGAGTCTCTTTCCCGCAACGGGAGCCGGCGCATTCCGGTGGGCGCAGTCGAAAAGGTTGACGTCTCGGCACGGAAAGATTCCGAAGGGATCCGATGGAACAATGAAGGGGTGACCTTCATGAAAGAGGGACGCTATGACGATGCGGTCGATCGTTTTCAGCGTGCCTTAAAGCGGCTGCCTGATGAGATCGTTCTTCGCCGGAATCTTCAGCGTGCCTGGCTGCAGAAGGGATACGCTGCCATGAAGGGGAAGGACAATGAGGGAGCGATCGCCGCTTTTGAGGAGGCGGTCAAGGTCCTTGATCCGTCTCCGGATATCTACAAGTTCATGGGGGTTGCCGCGCTGAATCTCTCCGATACGACGCGTGCCGAAAGGTATTTCAAGGAATATCTTTCCAGGGTCCCCCGGGACCCGGAGGTGGAGAAGATGTTCGGTGAACTTCTCTATAAACAGAACCGTCTGAAAGAAGGAATTTCCCACCTGAAGAACTATCTCTCGGCTAATCCCGACGACGTCAAAATCCGGAAACTGGTCGACAAGGCCGGTCGGGAAGCGGAAGCGGAAGCCGGTTTTGATACCCGGGAGGGAGAGCATTTCGACGTCCGTTACGACGGCCGGGAGAACACCGAAGCGGGATGGCTCGTCATCAGTCTGCTGGATGAAGCCTACCAGAGGATCGGGGCGGAATTCAATTATTATCCTGCCGGACGGTTGACGACGATTCTCTATTCGGACGATGATTTTCGAGCGGTTACCCGGACGCCGGATTGGACCGGAGGCGTCTATGACGGCAAGATCCGAATTCCCATCGGCGGCCTGAAGGAGCGGAGTGATCAACTGGAACGGGTCGTCAATCACGAGTACACCCATGCCCTGATCCGCCGGATGGTCGGGCGTGATATTCCCACATGGCTCAATGAAGGTCTGGCACAGTATTTTGAGGGGGAGCCCCTGAAGGTGCATGACCGTAATGTGGCCTATATCCTTCGTAGCCGGGATGTCCTTCCCTTGCGGGATCTGGAAGGGTCCTTTCTCAAAATGGGTGGGGATACGGCTTCTCTTGCGTACACGGAGAGTTTTACCGTTGTAGATTATATCATCCGGAATCATGGGATCTACGCCGTACAGAAGATGTTGGGCGACCTGGCCTCCGGTGTTCCTTTCGAGAAGTCCCTGGTGGCTGCGACCGGGATGGACTATGCCGGTCTCCGTGAGGCCTGGCTTCAAGATCTGGAAAAGAAGTATCCCTAA
- a CDS encoding dephospho-CoA kinase yields the protein MPLIGLTGGIATGKSLVTDYLRDKGILVVDADQLARKMVEPGRPAWEKIRREFGREYLRKDQTLDRRKLGDLVFATPEKRRALERIIHPEVLNAARKIIHPLLDADPDRWIIFSVPLLFESGFDKITDRVAVVYVDEATQLQRLIMRDGLTKADALKRIRAQMPIEEKKNLADDLIDNSGAPDETRRQVDGWLLRVRLSDKTSG from the coding sequence ATGCCGTTGATCGGCCTGACCGGCGGAATCGCCACCGGGAAAAGTCTCGTTACGGATTACCTGCGCGACAAGGGGATCCTTGTCGTCGATGCCGATCAGCTTGCCCGGAAGATGGTAGAACCGGGAAGGCCTGCATGGGAAAAGATCCGCCGGGAATTCGGGCGGGAATACCTGCGGAAAGATCAGACCCTGGACCGCAGGAAGCTGGGAGACCTGGTTTTTGCAACCCCGGAAAAGCGCAGGGCGCTCGAGCGGATCATCCATCCCGAAGTTTTAAATGCAGCTCGAAAGATCATCCACCCCCTGCTTGATGCCGATCCGGATCGATGGATCATTTTCTCCGTTCCGCTGCTCTTTGAAAGTGGCTTTGATAAAATAACGGATCGGGTTGCGGTTGTCTATGTCGATGAAGCGACACAGTTGCAACGCCTGATCATGAGGGACGGGTTGACAAAAGCAGATGCGCTGAAACGCATTCGCGCACAGATGCCGATAGAGGAGAAGAAAAACCTGGCGGATGACCTGATAGACAACAGCGGCGCCCCGGACGAGACCCGCCGGCAGGTGGACGGCTGGCTGTTGAGGGTACGTCTGTCCGACAAGACTTCCGGTTAA
- a CDS encoding RNA-binding S4 domain-containing protein: MRLDKYLQTVGIFKRRTAAREVCEEGIVEINGHRAKSGKTVQAGDRIDLHLYNRELSIEVLRIPAGVVPKKDRPDYFRTL, translated from the coding sequence ATGCGGCTCGACAAATACCTTCAGACCGTGGGAATCTTCAAGCGACGGACCGCCGCCCGGGAGGTCTGCGAGGAGGGAATCGTCGAGATCAACGGCCACCGGGCCAAAAGCGGCAAGACCGTCCAGGCCGGGGACCGGATCGACCTCCATCTCTACAATCGAGAACTCTCCATCGAGGTCTTGAGAATTCCCGCCGGGGTCGTTCCCAAAAAAGACCGGCCCGACTATTTTCGGACATTATAG
- a CDS encoding ammonium transporter, with protein MNELLRSNDVLFMMLGAVMIFAMHAGFAFLEVGSVRQKSQVNALVKILSDWSVSTVVYFLIGFPLAYGLSFLKPAGELMGPEKGFNLVHYFFLLTFAACIPAIISGGIAERAKFWPQLFAGGVFAALVYPFFEGLMWGRMGVGEKGMIGVQAWIEKIGGLPFHDYAGSVIVHSMGGWLALPAVILLGPRIGRYGKNGKSHPIPISNIPFLALGSWILCVGWFGFNVMSAQAINGISGLVAVNSLFAMVGGVLAALFVTRGDPGFIHNGALAGLVAICAGSDLVHPLGALVIGIVAAVIFVMMFTVEQERWKIDDVLGVWPLHGLCGTWGGIAAGIFGSRALWGMGGVSFVSQLMGSVMALLLALVCSVLLYGLLKVTVGIRLTEEEEMRGPDLAIHNIEAYPEEGSMMK; from the coding sequence ATGAATGAACTGTTGAGAAGTAATGACGTTCTTTTTATGATGTTAGGCGCCGTGATGATTTTCGCCATGCATGCCGGGTTTGCCTTTCTCGAAGTCGGATCAGTCCGGCAAAAGAGCCAGGTCAATGCCCTGGTTAAAATACTCTCCGACTGGTCGGTCTCGACGGTTGTCTATTTTTTGATCGGGTTTCCCCTCGCTTATGGTTTGAGCTTTCTGAAACCGGCCGGGGAGTTGATGGGGCCGGAGAAAGGCTTTAATCTTGTTCACTATTTTTTCCTCCTCACCTTTGCCGCCTGTATCCCGGCCATTATCTCCGGCGGGATCGCCGAGCGGGCCAAGTTTTGGCCTCAACTCTTCGCCGGGGGGGTGTTTGCCGCCCTGGTTTACCCTTTTTTCGAAGGACTCATGTGGGGACGGATGGGGGTCGGGGAGAAAGGGATGATCGGCGTGCAGGCATGGATCGAAAAGATCGGAGGGCTTCCTTTTCATGACTATGCCGGTTCGGTGATCGTCCACTCCATGGGGGGCTGGTTGGCCCTGCCGGCGGTGATCCTCTTGGGACCCCGGATCGGCCGCTACGGCAAGAACGGGAAGAGCCACCCGATTCCGATCAGCAACATCCCCTTCCTGGCCCTCGGTTCCTGGATTCTCTGTGTCGGATGGTTCGGTTTCAACGTGATGAGCGCCCAGGCGATCAACGGGATCTCGGGTCTTGTTGCGGTCAATTCACTCTTTGCCATGGTCGGCGGTGTTCTGGCAGCGCTTTTTGTGACCCGGGGAGATCCCGGGTTCATCCATAACGGGGCCTTGGCGGGGCTGGTTGCGATCTGTGCCGGAAGCGACCTTGTCCATCCATTAGGCGCCCTGGTCATCGGGATCGTCGCTGCGGTGATCTTCGTAATGATGTTTACGGTCGAGCAGGAGAGATGGAAGATCGACGATGTTCTCGGCGTCTGGCCCCTGCATGGCCTTTGCGGAACCTGGGGCGGGATCGCCGCCGGGATCTTCGGCTCCAGGGCCCTCTGGGGCATGGGGGGGGTCTCCTTCGTCAGTCAGCTTATGGGGAGTGTCATGGCCCTTCTTCTTGCCCTCGTCTGTAGTGTCCTGCTTTACGGTCTGTTGAAGGTCACTGTGGGTATCCGGCTCACCGAGGAAGAGGAGATGCGGGGACCCGACCTTGCCATTCATAACATTGAGGCCTATCCGGAAGAAGGATCCATGATGAAATAA